TACAGCTTATAAAATAACATACATTATGGCACATTGGTGGTGGAAATAAGTATGTAggcttattgtttatttttcgtaAGCAATCAATCAAGTTCATTTTCACAGTAGGCAATTAACTTACGTAACAGGTCAAAGTtagtatatataaatttttttctcaAATAGTCTTAAAACAATGTTATGATACCCAATAAATCGTATTTCTTTAATCTGTACGTAATTAACCTTACCTTAATATGCTCCTTCAATACAGTGATGATGGCATTACAGGTTTCCATAACGATACGACCAAGACTTTGTGGAGAGATGGCAGTGGCGAACACAAGTTCCTGAAATGTTTGTCCAGTAGCTAAGAATCGTAGAGTACTGGAAAGCCTTTCACTGGGTGAAATGGAATCTCTCAGCTTAGTATCCGTTTTCTGTATCAGAGGCATAGTCTTTTCTAGCAAATCCATAAATGATTCTCTGTCCATACGTAAAATTTTTTGTAATCTGCAGGAGCAGAGAGAAGCAATTCCTGTAGTAGGTTTTCATGTGtgaatttatttctttttttaagccaCTCTTTCATCCACACCTTTCttttcacaattttcttttcttcttcattgtctAAAGCCAGCAGAATGGCTATACATGCAGCCGCTTTACTCATCTTCACTCCACAAACTGCAACAGGTAAGTAATGATTGTTCAATCTTACTCATAGTGTGTGGCCCAAACACTGTTTGCACAATCTCGATGACTGTGCAATCATGATTGACAGTGTATAGGGTAATTAGAGGGTTagcagtgggtgagtgagtggttggAATGGTTACTGAGACTGATGGTGTTGTACGTAGTTTATTGAGCGAGTGGAAAGGTTGCAGACGGGTCATAGTTGGTAAGTGAGTGTTTATGTAGTTTAACAGGTTATAGACGGGTCGTAGTAGGTTAGTGAGCATTCTGGAAGGTTATAGTGGTCGTGGTAATAGGCCCACTCCCTCATAACCCAAGCAAAGGCTGACGAAcagcaagaaagaaattaatcgTTGGGGCAAGTGTGTCTCGTAACTTGTACTGCTCTCAACTCTCCTCACTTGCTGCACTCCTGGTAGTCAGGAGAGTGTGTGGCTCTGGCTGGGCCTCACACCGACCTGTATAGCCATTAATGCACCATGTAGTAACTGTAGGAAGCGCCAGAAagtcacacacacgtacacactgaCAATTTGACTGTTTACAACTTCACATATgcgcggtctctctctctctctctctctgccagcctATGATCTAAGTATAATTTgctaccatctttcttctttctctcaatcaattcattcaccacaaacatattgtcttcagctctcctgtccacacggaacccattctgctcttcacctaacactccaactctctcaatccatttacacaatctctcattcaaaaccgcactgaacacttttcctactgtgttaattaacgcaatcggcctgtagtttttcaactcattcttactcttgtaccCTCCCTTATGCAGcaaggtcaccctgcattcattccgcattctcggcactctcctcctcccacacctggttaaacaattcagtcatcctatcaatcacaacttctccatttttgtacaattcataaggtatctcatccggccctgctgccttcccattcttctgcttcttcacacatttctccacctcctccctgctgatcatTTCATTCAACTcgtctgcatcctttctctccagtgtcacacgcccttcacccacatcaaagacctcacctacacctccaatctcaTGACATGTCAGTTTGGCGTTGTTACGGTGCACTAACAAACAGTTTGTTTGCAAATACACGGATAAAAAACCTAAGGCCTCTTGCGACGTAAAAGTACTTCCTCTGTTTATCATACCTTCAACTTATATTGCTATTTTATtaccatttctttctatttctatattCGTTGCcacattttcatttccatttcgtCTCATTCCCTTATtcgttatcattttcattaccatttcatcatatttccttattcgttatcatattctcctattcgtttttttttttttccttttgctcaTATTCCTCTATTCGTTATCCGAGCAATAGCGTCCACGGGTTCATGGATGTGACATAAAATCAGCCGTGAAAGAGCAGCGAAAGGGAGCTGGGAAGCGAGGGGATTGAGCGAGGGACCCAGATATTAGGACATTGCCTATCTTGTGTACAAAATAGagacgaaaaaagagagattcaTGGTAGGCTATAATGAAAGTATTTCCCTGGTCCTGAAGCCTGGACCCATCAGGCATTAACCGAGCTTCGTGCCGCGGCGTCACTGTCACTGACGCATTGTCTGGGACAGTGCACACTGCACAGTGGACACTGGGTTCAATGTTCACAGTACATAATCTTGCTCCTGTGTGTGTCCAACAAAGGGAATGAGTCATTGTCAGTCAGCAGGGAACATGTTCGTCCTGGAGATCAGCAGACTGACTCATATCATGCAGCAGCTAGTCTTTAATACCGGAAGACTTCCCGAGGACTAGAGCAAAGCTAGAGTAGTTgacatatataagaaaggaaataaatgtcaCCCTTCCAACTACCGACCATGCATATGTTGCAAAATCATGGAACACATGCATTGTTCTCAGACACATGGCAAAGCACCTAGCAGGAAATAAGATCCTGATCAACGACCAACATGGTTTTCGGGAAAAACAGTCTTGTGAGACCCAACTCAATGAAGCAATCCATGATTGGTCCCTAAGCATCAACCAGAAATGCCAGACCGATGTTCTCTTCCTCGACTTCAGTAAGGCATTTGGCAttacagagtgtgtgtgtgtgtgtgtgtgtgtgtgtgtgtgtgtgtgtgtgtgtgtgtgtgtgtgtgtgtgtgtgtgtgtgtgtgtgagacgttGGCCCACCCCTTTTCTTCCTGGTCAGTACTCAGTAGTTCTGTGACCGTCCTCCTGCGAGgatccccaccactaccaccacaaccagtcaACCACtaccgtcaccgtcaccaccaacgCTGTCACTGATACTGATAACTAGcctcagtaacaacaacaaaacaggaaTTTATGATCAACACACAAAATTGTAAATGCGATCAGTCAACCCTCCCGAGAGTAACTCCATAATACCTACTGTATTGTATGCCACACTCTTGCATCAGAGAGATACGTACAAACTAGTATATCGCTTGCTCTGTCTTGTGTTGGAGACTACGTGTTACTAATGCTGCTGCCATCAGTGTTACATGCACTTCATTGTAACCGCCGCCGCGAAGTGACACACAAAGCTGTGTACAGTACATTCTGTGAAAAGCCATGTCCTGTAGATCATTGCAGTTGTAAGAGACCTCTAGTCAGAAAATTGTTGGAGTGAGTGTTCTTTGCAGATCATTAGCGGAAGGGAAATATTTCTTTGATAATCTAAAGCATAACTAATATAGAGATAAACGTGCAACAACGTACAGCTGATTGATGATTGtgaaatatctaaaaaaaaatcccttcaagtgtgtgtgtctattattCACAAATTTGTAAGAGTAAGCGTTCTTTCCGagtcaaaactgaaaaaaaaagctttacttactatttattctatctgaaaaaaaaaaaaactggcgtaCAACCgacataaggaaataaaatcacACAAATTGGTTCTCTATCAACCCGATCACCTCACACtagcccgccagccagccagcctcacAGTCCCTGGCAGCAGCCCTATTACTTTACATAGTCCCTGCCAAAGTATCAGTGAGCTCTTTCACGAACCGTTGCAAACATGGCGAGCTGATTAAAGCTTACTGCAGATATAGAGttggaaataaaggaataaaataaatcaagataAACTGAACTTAAAGAATGAGAACTGTTTGGGACTGGGTGACTGCGACTCACCTTGTGCTTATTCTTGTGTGTGGAACTTTGTGTCGCGTGTGTACAAGCCAAGGTAAGCttagtcttagagagagagagagagagagagagagagagtgaatttctctctctctctctctctctctctctctctctctctctcaccataaccacctttatcacaccaccaccatcaccgtcccGTCCCACATCTGGCGCGGCGTCTTTCCTGCTGCTTCAATTAATCAGGCAGCCAGGTGTGAAGACGGCCAATTGTATAGGTGACAATTTTTCTCCAGACTGTGGCTCGCCTGTCTTCCCGGAGAACAAAAAACATATGTTGTGCTGAAGTGCGTaccgcttcacacacacacacacacacacacacacacacacacacacacacacacacacacacacctggcttcacaagccagaggaccggggttcgattccccggccgggtggagatatttgggtgtgtctcctttcacctagcagtgagtaggtacgggatgtaaatcgaggagttgtgaccttgttgtcccggtgtgtggtgtgtgcctggtctcaggcctatccgaagatcggaaacaatgagctctgagctcgttccgtagggtaacgtctggctgtctggtcagagactgcagcagatcagacaaacagtgaaatacacacacacacacacacacacacacagagagagagagagagagagagagagagagagagagagagagagtgtgtgtgatatgATTTTCTTGCATGAGAGAAGCGCAAGGAAGGAGTAGATTTATGGGGCACAAAAAGAGTGTTGTATGTTCTAAGACTACAGCGCGAAAGGAGAAAACGTTCCCACAGGTGAAACAGTGGCAGGTGTTGAGTCTGCGTCACCTGCTGGGGGTCACCGTTATCAtcacggcaccaccaccaccaccaccaccgcagagTCTCCTGTCCACTCCATACCTCTCACAAGCCAGACAGCAGCAGTGGGTCGCTTTTGTAAGTTAATTGAATAGTGCCTAGATTTATAAATAGATAGGGATAATACTGTGATTTCAATAATACTTGAATAGAAAAGATAGTAAGTATATGTAGGGTGTAATACAGTGCTTGTAAGAGACTATATCAGTCATCAAGTGTCTGTCAGAACAAGTTTCCTTAAAGGCTACTTTTGATAAACACAATGAGTCTGAAATCGTATCACCGAGAAATGGTATCAATCAGACAGTCTCTTACAAGCACATTATTACATTCTACATaatctatatatatctttgtTATTCAAGTATTACTGAAATCACAGGCTAGCGaatgcatggaaaacatcattgcgaAGGATTTTAGTTAATGGCATGAAGTATTCAGAGGGAAGAcaagagggaggacaagcccagaattatCCAAATCAGTTATTGATAAacgtttgagagaagagttcagctctatagaaacaaatgaaataaaggagggaaaaatgatgaagcaaaattattggagatgtttttggatAGGAGCCAAAAGTCTTAAAGATAATTGGATTTCGAAAAACTTTTGACACTTTCTATTactgaaggagtgtttggaaaATCGGAAAAACAATCTTGTCATGATTACCAGCAGAAATATGAAGTGCATGACATTAAGGTGATGGAAGGTTCAACCACATTTTGTGAGCAATCTTACTATACTGTATAGTTCGAGAACAGGCCTTTGTTGATTAAAGATATATGTCGAGAGAAAGAGTAATgcatgtacgcctccatgccagacactacgagtatcacctctgttatgcgctcagcACACAGAGCTGGGTCCCTGACATTGAAGTATAGTATAGTCATTCCAAGGCataatcagcataatacctcttcGTGTTTTCCAAACTGGCAGAAGCGAAATATATTGCATGAATAATAACTTGAACTAATTAGATGATCCATCACCGCTATATATATGACTATAGTGCTCAACTTATGTCTATACATGAGTGATTCCAGacttaacaatctctctctctctctctctctctctctctctctctctctctctctctctctctctctctctctctctctctctctctctctctcacacacacacacacacacacacacacacacacacacacacacacacctctttgcCGCAGTGCTGTCCGTGGTGCGCATCGCCAACACGGGGTGCGGCGCGGACGGTTCTAGCGGCATCTGCTACACCGCCACGGAATGCCGCCAGCGAGGAGGCACCGCCATCGGATCCTGCGCTCGAGGCTTCGGCGTGTGTTGCTACAGTGAGTGCTGGGTTGCTTGCTggtccgctgctgctgctgctgcttctgagtCTCTGCTTCTGCCTCGACTTCTTTTTATGgttcttatatttccttttctcttttcttcgtgctcttttctttgcttttattgttcttgttctcatcttcttctacttttccttcttcttcttcttcttcttcttcttcctcttcttgttcgtttgtttcctctttctttttcttctattttttctcatttccctttttcttcctcctccttatctctgtgCACATTAATCAaaatatcttcttttatttcattaacatATCAAACATTCTTTTAGCCATTGTTTGCTGGTGTCTCAACAGAGGAGATAACCTGTGGAGACACCACGTCCACCAACTGCACGTATGTTGTGAGTCCGGGCTACCCCTCCACGTACAGCGATGCCCTCACCTGTACCATGACAGTGCTCCACACGCCAGACGTCTGCCAGCTGCGCTTTGACTTTGACACCTTCGAGACCTTCCCGCCAGACCAGTTTGGTGAGCACCCACATCACAAGTCTGTCTCATATctcacgccacacaccactTCATCATAACACTACTCATGTAATAGTGGAGGCGCACAGCTGGCGACAAATGTAATGGTGATGGCACACCCTGGCTTGGAAGGGTAAACAAACCGGGAATGATCACTTGACGTCTTGGAGTCTATTGCCATGAGTACAAGGGCAAGACGAAAATACAGAATGATGGGTATTGAGACAGACCTGGAGCGTGATGTGATAGTGGCCTCTcacatgtatgtgtgttgtatTCGTGTGAGAGGCCACTATCACACTCATTTTACTACAAAACACACCCTTTCattacacctccaccacttCATCATTAACACTACTCTCTCCTTctatcacaccacacacaccctaactCTCATTACAACAACCCTTCACCACTTCATCATAAAACTATTCAttctaccacaccacacaacacagtcTCTCATTACAATACCACTTCATCATAACGCTACTCctatcacaccacacaccctagCTCTCATTAcaacaccacttcaccacttcaTCATAATTCCACTTCGCTTGACATCCGCAAACAAGTAGAGGAAGACATATGGTTATTGACCATACGTAACATatatttttatggaagaggaggtgaagagaaacacaggcgTAGGGaagtgagtttattcccgactagttttgTTATATGCTTCTTCAgggggaataaactcaccttcccacacctgtgtttctcttcacctcctcctccaatttgtctgaatgtctgaacataTATTTCTGCCCTAAAATTCTATAGTCGCGTGTACCACCTAGAACGTAAATTGCGAAAGTCTTGCTATTTGACTGACCACATAAGTTAACTGAAATACGagtacacccacccacactgaAACAAGTCATaacataaacaaatgaatatgtTTTTTGTTCAGGATGTAAGAGTAATTTTCAGTCATGTACGTAAAAGTCATTCATAACACCTTATGATTGACCTCGTTTAGCGTACCCATGAACTGATGATCTAAGGTTCCAAACGCTAATGAATGACTTACATAGGCAATAACCTGTGGCGCGGGACACGTACGACACTGTAATGCGTGCAGCTTACTATGATCTCACTTACTAACatggtctgtgtgtctgtgtggccgCGTCGACACCAACGTTTCCCCATTGATAGTCTGCCTCGCGCGTGTCTGTTCTATATCGGGTCAATCTCCACAGCAAAGGCATGTCCAGTTAtcagaaaacacacaccacctcacttcactgCACTTCATCACAATAACATCTCAACATAACACCATCCATGTCACCGCACCAGTCACCACTTCACTTCATTATTTCATCACACCACTCTTCATGATATATCTCATTTCACTTCATCACCATACCACCACATCATCGTAAGGCCACTTCACTTCACAccacctcacacaccaccactccacacaccacctcacacaccactactccacacaccaccagctcatataccaccacctcacacaccaccactccccACACCACCTCACATACCACCACTCCCCACACCACCTAACACACCACCTCACATACCACCTCACATACCATCACTCCCCACACCACCTAACACACCACCTCACGCAAGACCTCACACACCACCAGttcacacacctcacacaccagTGTCAGGATGTCGCCCTCCGCTCCTCACCCTTCCCTGCCAACAGGAGTGTGCCAGGAGGACCAGTTCACCGTGGACGGCGAGAGAAAGTTTACTTATCTGTGTGGCACTGCTCCTGCAAACTGGCACTGTAAGTTTACTGtgatgtggttgttgttgtatgCCACATATGTAGTGTACCCATACGTAgtgtgtatgtacagtacataacTTGTGTATGaattgtgaaggaaaataagtagggttttctctctctcatgcaaattAACTAAAGCTGAATAAAGCCTTGCTAAGAAGACTGAAGCATTTGTCAAAAGTttcttataataatgataaagaaaaaatgtcataATAACTGTAGCTTACCTACCAACAGAAACatgaaacataaaacacacacacacacacacacacacacacacacacacacacacacatttatatgtCTGTGAGTCCATTTATCTATGTGAGTGCATCAGCTTTTCACGAAAAAGAAATCATTGGACTGGTTGTGATGACGTTTGGTAGGCAGCAGAGGTGGGCACTTCCCGTACCTCGGTCCGCACCTCCGTACCTGCGGGCCACCAAATGAGGTGCGAAGGTACGAAGTGCGGAAAATTTTTAAAAGTGCGGAATAGGTACGGAAAGGCGACATTTTAAGTctgtacctccgcacctgaaattttcaaggataaaaaaaagaaaaaataataaatgaataaagacggCTAACAGTCCGCACTCCGTAGCATTACTTTCGGCCGTTTTTGGCGGTCTGTGCTACCAGGCATGTTTTCCCGCCACTtagtgacgtcactcattcaggtctaagcaagctcctctctctctctctctctctctctctctctctctctctctctctggattgtcTTCAACTCTAAAAGATTAGTAAAATTTTCCGTCCATATGGTAACAGTGagggccgctgctgctgctgctgtggtatAGGTTGTCCACtctccccctcaccctcacacccccactattctctccctcctccatttgggtctatggtggtggtggtggtgtatttattttcttattcttgatttttattacatctgtgcctgagagagagagagagagagagagagagagagagagagagagagcagcagagtTGAAGGTTCTTGTAACTAGAAAATGCCAAATGCAACTAAGAAATAggccaaattatatatatataaataaataaatatatatatatatatatatatatatatatatatatatatatatatatatatatatatatatatatatatatatatatatatatatatatatatatatatatatatatatatatatatatatatggagctctgatgtattattgccttgtattttgttatattttttgaggTGCGGACAAGATTTTTTCAGGCGCGCGTTAATAGTTATGGGTACGGTATCGGAGGTGCGGAGGTGCGGAAGCAGACCGAGGGAAAAAATTTTAGGTGCGGAAGTACAGGTATGGATTACCTGCGTTTCCAGGTTCGGAGGAGCGGTACCGGACTAGCCGATATCCAGTAACGCGCCCAGCTCTGGTAGGCATTCCGCCTTAATGAGGACAGTGACCTAGGCTGTAGCGTAActatatactgaaaaaaaaactccagaaATCGGTAGTAAAATCTTCAGAAATCAGAACAATAGTCCGAATCTCCAGAAATCTGAAGTCTATCCTTGGGGACACTAACATGACCTTGAATTACCAAATCTAGCTTAACTTAACATGACTTCACCCAATTTACTATGAGATTCAGAGCTACTGATACGCTGTTTTTCGCGAATAACTTTATATCAGAGTCGGATGAAGATGAAACTTTGCCAGAGTATGTTTTATACCCCTTCCTAATTTTATCCAGTATCACTTAGTACCTAACTTTGATAATCAAGGTACTTCTAAGAGTAAAAATCAGTCGTGGAATCCGCAGCCGCTTCAGTCTTCAGTTATGAGTAGAGATAAAGCCGTGACGTCGTCTCTGACGTCATGAAGCCCCGCCCACTCGGAAGATGATTGGTAATTTAAAACCAATGAAGGCTGCACGTCTGCCAACAGTGAAACATTATTTCCTGTATGCTTGACCAATTCCCAGAAATATTCGTATTGGTACAACTTCTTCAAACGTAGTGCAAAGCTCGCCACAGATCATCACATCAATAAACAATTATACAGCTCTTTCACTTTGGAGAAGAAATCAACATCACAGTGTATACCACTATTTCCAATAATGGAATAATTTACACATAGGCGttcatttgctttctctctctctctctctctctctctctctctctctctctctctctctctctctctctctctctctctctctatatatatatatatatatatatatatatatatatatatatatatatatatatatatatatatatatatatatatatatatatatattattggtactgttcatgcaaaaaaaaaatagacaatatAGCTATATTATTATGTTGGTATTTTGAGAAAATATCATGTGGGTatacaaataaaatattcaacataaaacaaaatttaTTCATCATCACTATCGAAGAGGGCCACGTGAATCACTCGCCATTCACACCCCGGTGGGCGGAGCCTCATGGCGTCATGAGAATTTAACGTCATGACTGTTTCTGAATCCCTCACCAACAAGAGCGGCGACTGT
This region of Portunus trituberculatus isolate SZX2019 chromosome 12, ASM1759143v1, whole genome shotgun sequence genomic DNA includes:
- the LOC123502823 gene encoding uncharacterized protein LOC123502823 — translated: MRTVWDWVTATHLVLILVCGTLCRVCTSQGETVAGVESASPAGGHRYHHGTTTTTTTAESPVHSIPLTSQTAAVGRFLLSVVRIANTGCGADGSSGICYTATECRQRGGTAIGSCARGFGVCCYKEITCGDTTSTNCTYVVSPGYPSTYSDALTCTMTVLHTPDVCQLRFDFDTFETFPPDQFGVCQEDQFTVDGERKFTYLCGTAPANWHFYLDVAGKNSPTVLTFLTTTAAFRRRFKIKVSMIKCSQKVPGGCGQYLTGTSGVVQSFNYGGFYLAGLDYGICFRKEKGHCTTTLTTLGPSYTGCPDLYRLPVGQFSGTTGILGLDVGNMFCQLNIGFFPPFLSLASIPSPLTSVTHGPLTLWVQTLVDGLVNFNSNRNCPSCSGFFQQYMHNSC